The uncultured Fretibacterium sp. genome has a window encoding:
- a CDS encoding ankyrin repeat domain-containing protein, translated as MYPRFGTDDADERHRTNMNIAKVWMGCILAAAVSIALLTAQAWATDPEALRRICASGTVKELRAALRACSADEPFPDGNRPIHIAAEHASDPGIVECLLDGGASLSSKGLEGLTPLMLAAAYNQNAAIAETLMRAGADPNLADAEGRTPLHLAAALNESPKVMAALLRAGASPKARDGRGRTPLWTAAARSDAHGVELLLGAGAPADEPDDSGVTPLLSACERPDAAVLRLLTEAGADTNVRAPDRCTPLMRAVAAGADAAAVEALLSGKANVRAQDDQNRCALSLAAENSAVPPEVLERLIDAGADLDTPSNGLETPLMVACRADNLPAVRVLLRRGADIGLRDQRLWTPLFFAAASGASADLIRLLAASGASIDETASQGTTPLMAALESPKGAAALKPLLELGTDPNLRNMATVTPLMMATANDDLESVALLLSFGADPTQGTWDGLTPLMVAARRSRRADLLEALASSGAPVDQPSGLGMTALMVAAASGNVEGVRSLLALSADVKLKDADGMTALTHSVLARDWNAQAAELLIEGGADIEARTLKDTTPLMEAAYHGNAPAARLLLDAGARADAQDRIGWTPLHFAAKNERGLDVLTMLIAATAETTDQPDMGGTSPLMVAAASNNPKAVTALLKAGADPRRTDDTGRNSLDYARLKNAAECVSLLEKWENEGSLKEMVPPVSP; from the coding sequence ATGTACCCGAGATTCGGAACCGATGACGCAGACGAGAGGCATAGAACGAACATGAATATCGCGAAAGTATGGATGGGATGTATTCTGGCTGCCGCAGTGTCGATAGCCTTGCTTACGGCTCAGGCATGGGCGACGGACCCCGAAGCCCTGCGGCGCATTTGCGCCTCGGGCACGGTCAAGGAACTGCGGGCGGCCCTGAGGGCCTGCTCTGCGGACGAGCCCTTCCCGGACGGGAACCGGCCGATCCACATAGCGGCGGAGCACGCCTCCGATCCCGGGATTGTCGAATGTCTGCTCGACGGGGGGGCCTCCCTCTCCTCGAAGGGGCTCGAGGGACTGACGCCACTGATGCTGGCCGCGGCCTACAACCAGAACGCCGCCATCGCCGAGACCCTCATGAGAGCCGGAGCCGATCCCAACCTGGCGGATGCGGAGGGCCGGACGCCCCTGCACCTCGCGGCTGCACTGAACGAATCCCCAAAGGTCATGGCCGCCCTGCTACGGGCCGGGGCATCGCCCAAGGCCCGGGACGGCCGGGGGCGGACCCCGCTCTGGACGGCTGCAGCACGATCCGACGCTCACGGCGTCGAGCTCCTGCTGGGGGCCGGGGCCCCGGCCGACGAGCCCGACGACAGCGGCGTCACCCCGCTCCTTTCGGCCTGCGAGAGGCCGGACGCGGCTGTCTTGAGGCTTCTGACGGAGGCCGGCGCCGACACGAACGTCCGGGCCCCCGACCGCTGCACCCCCCTGATGCGGGCCGTCGCCGCCGGGGCGGATGCCGCCGCGGTCGAGGCGCTGCTTTCAGGAAAGGCCAATGTCCGAGCCCAGGACGACCAGAACCGGTGCGCGCTCTCTCTCGCCGCGGAGAACTCCGCCGTCCCCCCAGAGGTCCTGGAGCGCCTCATCGACGCGGGGGCCGATCTCGACACGCCGTCGAACGGACTGGAGACGCCCCTGATGGTAGCCTGCCGCGCGGACAACCTTCCCGCCGTCCGGGTCCTGCTGCGCCGGGGCGCGGACATCGGCCTGAGGGACCAGCGCCTGTGGACGCCCCTGTTCTTCGCGGCCGCCTCGGGGGCCTCCGCAGACCTGATCCGCCTCCTCGCCGCGTCCGGGGCTTCCATCGACGAGACCGCGAGCCAGGGGACAACACCCCTGATGGCAGCCCTCGAGTCCCCCAAAGGGGCGGCGGCATTAAAGCCCCTCCTGGAGCTCGGCACGGACCCCAACCTCAGAAACATGGCTACGGTTACCCCCTTGATGATGGCCACGGCCAACGACGATCTCGAATCCGTCGCACTCCTGCTGAGCTTCGGAGCCGACCCTACGCAGGGGACCTGGGACGGGCTGACGCCCCTGATGGTCGCCGCGCGGAGATCGCGGAGGGCGGATCTCCTCGAGGCGCTGGCCTCCTCCGGGGCCCCGGTGGACCAACCGAGCGGCCTGGGCATGACGGCGCTGATGGTCGCCGCAGCATCGGGCAACGTCGAGGGGGTCCGAAGCCTGCTGGCCCTGAGCGCGGATGTGAAGCTCAAGGATGCGGACGGGATGACGGCGCTGACGCACTCCGTCCTGGCCCGGGACTGGAACGCCCAGGCGGCGGAGCTGCTAATCGAAGGGGGCGCGGACATCGAAGCCCGTACCCTGAAGGATACGACGCCCCTGATGGAGGCTGCCTACCACGGCAATGCTCCCGCGGCGCGACTCCTGCTGGACGCCGGGGCACGAGCGGATGCCCAGGACCGCATCGGCTGGACCCCCCTGCACTTCGCCGCGAAGAACGAGAGGGGCCTCGACGTCCTGACGATGCTGATCGCTGCGACCGCTGAAACAACCGACCAGCCCGACATGGGCGGCACATCCCCCCTGATGGTCGCCGCCGCATCGAACAATCCCAAGGCCGTCACCGCTCTGCTGAAGGCCGGGGCCGACCCCAGGCGCACTGACGACACGGGGCGCAACAGCCTGGATTACGCCAGGCTGAAAAACGCGGCGGAGTGTGTCTCCCTGTTGGAGAAATGGGAAAACGAGGGCTCGCTGAAGGAGATGGTTCCTCCAGTATCACCCTGA
- a CDS encoding methylated-DNA--[protein]-cysteine S-methyltransferase yields the protein MMRSDGGRERLILTTDIGALTLIADGEALVGVRFGDEGGSPHDPEPTGRGGSPLLMEAARQIGEYLRVERRDFDVPIRLEGTDFQLLVWNALRTIPYGETRTYAEVAAQIGRPKAVRAVGGANHRNPLPLLVPCHRVVGADGALVGFGGGLEVKRRLLELEGCHV from the coding sequence ATGATGAGGAGCGATGGAGGGCGTGAGCGCCTTATTCTGACGACGGACATTGGTGCCCTGACCCTGATTGCGGATGGGGAGGCCCTCGTCGGAGTGCGTTTCGGGGACGAGGGAGGCTCCCCGCATGACCCCGAGCCGACGGGGCGGGGCGGGAGCCCTCTGTTGATGGAGGCGGCCCGGCAGATCGGCGAATATCTCCGCGTGGAACGAAGGGACTTCGACGTCCCGATACGGTTGGAGGGGACGGACTTTCAGCTCCTGGTCTGGAATGCGCTTCGGACCATCCCCTACGGCGAGACCCGAACCTACGCGGAGGTCGCGGCCCAAATCGGCAGGCCCAAAGCCGTCCGGGCTGTGGGCGGGGCCAATCATCGCAACCCTCTGCCCCTCCTCGTCCCCTGCCATCGCGTCGTCGGGGCCGACGGAGCGCTGGTGGGGTTCGGGGGAGGGCTCGAGGTCAAGCGACGTCTTCTGGAGCTCGAGGGATGCCATGTTTAA
- a CDS encoding methylmalonyl-CoA mutase family protein gives MSSEKARQSEDGHHCDGQTAPEPLPEVDFEEFVPSDYEAWKEAAVAALKGAPFEKAMYTSTYEGITLDPLYTASDTQDLRAARTFPGSYPLRGASAAGNLRRPWEIAQFCDETLPGDAHEGIVHELDRGASTVAFVLDGRTLEGLDADSDAAEDGGVSVSSLDDLDALLGDLPARHPLYIHAGASALPLLALLDALAAKRKIPLGTVAGCVGADPLGALLERGSLPTGLDALFGEMAQTFAWARDRETPLRTVLIRGSVFHNGGASAVQEVACAMTSAIETLRALRERGVDVAEFSRRLRFEFSLSSNFFMEIAKLRAARCVWAQIVSSFGGDAEAQKAQIFGRTSLFTKTVYDPYVNMLRNTTEAFSGVVGGVDGLTVGRFDEALRPGSEFSRRVARNAQVLLQKEFNLLQPEDPAGGSWYVEKLTDELARKAWEELQRIEAAGGFLKSVREGVIQRDIQSVLQQRFKRLAQRADRAVGTNMYPNPAEPLPEFAEPDRRAQRAERAEALRRFRAGRDGGAVERALDGAAASGTVSSAADAASAGATLGELRAALGRKGDEALSVEPILPHRWTEQYEAMRRRTEAFKAEKGDNFKVFLANMGPIPQHKARADFIASFMEVAAFEILRNDGFAEIGECAAAAAASGADIAVICSTDASYPELVPPLARAIKERCPGMGVYLAGAPAADCKDSYVEAGVDGFINIRSNCLETLTGFQRAKGMLLS, from the coding sequence ATGAGCAGCGAAAAGGCAAGGCAATCGGAGGACGGGCACCACTGCGACGGGCAAACGGCTCCGGAGCCGCTGCCCGAGGTCGACTTCGAGGAGTTCGTCCCGTCGGATTACGAGGCGTGGAAGGAGGCGGCCGTCGCGGCCCTGAAGGGCGCTCCCTTCGAGAAGGCCATGTACACCTCCACCTACGAGGGCATCACGCTCGATCCGCTCTATACGGCGTCGGACACGCAGGACCTTCGGGCGGCCCGGACCTTTCCGGGGTCCTATCCCCTGCGCGGGGCCTCCGCGGCGGGGAACCTCCGCCGTCCGTGGGAGATCGCCCAGTTCTGCGACGAGACCCTGCCCGGCGATGCCCACGAGGGGATCGTGCACGAGCTCGACCGCGGGGCCTCCACCGTGGCCTTCGTCCTGGACGGCCGCACGCTGGAGGGGCTGGATGCCGACTCGGACGCTGCCGAGGACGGCGGCGTCTCCGTCTCGTCGCTCGACGACCTGGACGCGCTCCTGGGCGACTTGCCGGCGCGCCATCCCCTGTATATCCATGCCGGGGCGTCCGCCCTGCCCCTCCTCGCCCTGCTCGACGCCCTTGCGGCGAAGAGGAAAATTCCCCTCGGGACGGTTGCGGGCTGCGTCGGCGCCGATCCCCTGGGGGCCCTGCTGGAACGGGGAAGTCTGCCCACGGGGCTCGACGCGCTGTTCGGCGAGATGGCGCAGACGTTCGCCTGGGCACGCGACCGGGAGACGCCGCTCCGTACCGTCCTGATCCGGGGCTCGGTGTTCCACAACGGGGGGGCCAGCGCCGTTCAGGAGGTCGCCTGTGCGATGACCTCGGCCATCGAGACGCTGCGCGCCCTCCGGGAGCGGGGGGTGGACGTCGCGGAGTTCTCCCGCCGCCTGCGCTTCGAGTTCTCGCTCTCCTCCAACTTCTTCATGGAGATAGCCAAGCTCCGGGCGGCCCGCTGCGTGTGGGCGCAGATCGTCTCGAGCTTCGGAGGGGACGCGGAGGCGCAGAAGGCGCAGATCTTCGGCCGCACCTCCCTCTTCACCAAGACGGTGTACGACCCCTACGTGAACATGCTCCGCAACACCACGGAGGCCTTCTCCGGCGTGGTGGGCGGCGTCGACGGCCTGACCGTCGGGCGCTTCGACGAGGCGCTGCGGCCCGGCTCGGAGTTCTCGCGCCGCGTCGCGCGCAACGCGCAGGTGCTGCTGCAGAAGGAGTTCAATCTGCTCCAGCCCGAGGATCCCGCGGGCGGCTCCTGGTACGTGGAGAAGCTGACCGACGAGCTGGCCCGGAAGGCCTGGGAGGAGCTCCAGAGGATAGAGGCGGCGGGCGGATTCCTGAAGAGCGTCCGCGAGGGCGTCATCCAACGGGACATCCAGTCCGTGCTGCAGCAGCGTTTCAAGAGGCTTGCGCAGCGTGCCGACCGTGCCGTCGGCACCAACATGTACCCCAATCCGGCGGAGCCCCTGCCGGAGTTCGCGGAGCCGGACCGGAGGGCGCAGCGTGCCGAACGCGCCGAGGCGCTTCGCCGATTCCGTGCCGGCCGGGACGGGGGGGCCGTCGAAAGGGCGCTGGATGGGGCGGCCGCGTCCGGGACGGTCTCGAGCGCCGCGGACGCCGCCTCCGCCGGGGCGACGCTCGGCGAGCTGCGGGCCGCGCTGGGCCGGAAGGGGGACGAAGCTCTTTCCGTGGAGCCCATCCTGCCGCACCGCTGGACGGAGCAGTACGAGGCCATGCGCCGCCGCACGGAGGCCTTCAAGGCGGAGAAGGGGGACAACTTCAAGGTGTTCCTGGCGAACATGGGGCCGATCCCGCAGCACAAGGCGCGCGCCGACTTCATCGCGAGCTTCATGGAGGTGGCCGCCTTCGAGATCCTGAGGAACGACGGCTTTGCCGAGATTGGGGAGTGCGCGGCGGCCGCCGCCGCCAGCGGGGCGGACATCGCGGTGATCTGTTCTACGGACGCGTCCTATCCGGAGCTGGTCCCGCCCCTGGCCCGCGCCATCAAGGAGCGCTGCCCGGGAATGGGCGTCTATCTGGCCGGCGCGCCGGCCGCCGACTGCAAGGATTCCTACGTCGAGGCGGGCGTGGACGGTTTCATCAACATTCGCTCCAACTGCCTGGAGACGCTGACCGGATTCCAGAGAGCGAAGGGGATGCTTCTGTCATGA
- the scpA gene encoding methylmalonyl-CoA mutase, which produces MSSMSRYADPDFTRIDLRSPEAGSAFDAGEWSRRFGEETGRTPEEAFFHTMEQIDVAPLYAESDGRGFPHLAYDMPGLPPFLRGPYPTMYVTRPWTVRQYAGFSTAEESNAFYRRNLAAGQKGLSIAFDLATHRGYDSDHPRVVGDVGKAGVAVDSILDMEILFSGIPLDQMSVSMTMNGAVLPVLAFYILAAEEQGVDKSVLSGTIQNDILKEFMVRNTYIYPPRASMRIIGDIFAYTSKYMPKFNSISISGYHIQEAGATADIELGYTLADGLEYLRTGTRAGLSIDAFAPRLSFFWGIGKNYFMEVAKMRAARMLWAKIVKTFSPGNPKSMALRTHSQTSGWSLTEQDPFNNVERTCIEALAAALGHTQSLHTNALDEAIALPTDFSARIARNTQLYIQDETKVCKVIDPWGGSWYVEALTDRLIRRSWGHIQEIESLGGMAAAIDTGLPKMRIEEAAARRQAHIDSGTEEIVGVNSYRLDKEDPLEILEVDNTAVRQAQIARLEKLRAIRDPEKVRVCLDAITRATETGEGNLLELAVDAARARASLGEISDAVEKVCGRHKAIIRSISGIYSSEFADEEIIAEVRAMTDEFAEKEGRRPRIMIAKMGQDGHDRGAKVISTAFADMGYDVDIGPLFQTPAEAAQDAVDNDVHIVGMSSLAAGHKTLLPQLVEELRKRGREDIIVVIGGVIPAQDYEFLREHGAAAIFGPGTVIPVSAKRVMEELNRRVFG; this is translated from the coding sequence ATGAGCTCGATGAGCCGGTACGCGGACCCCGATTTCACGCGGATAGACCTTCGGTCGCCGGAGGCGGGTTCGGCGTTCGACGCCGGGGAGTGGAGCCGCCGCTTCGGGGAGGAGACCGGGAGGACGCCGGAAGAGGCGTTCTTCCACACGATGGAGCAGATCGACGTGGCGCCGCTCTATGCGGAGTCGGACGGCCGCGGGTTCCCGCACCTGGCCTACGACATGCCGGGGCTGCCGCCCTTTCTGCGCGGGCCCTATCCCACCATGTACGTCACGCGCCCCTGGACGGTGCGCCAGTATGCAGGGTTCTCGACCGCCGAGGAGAGCAACGCCTTCTATCGGCGCAACCTCGCCGCGGGGCAGAAGGGGCTTTCCATCGCCTTCGACCTGGCGACGCACCGAGGCTACGACTCCGACCACCCGCGGGTCGTCGGCGACGTGGGCAAGGCCGGCGTGGCCGTGGACTCCATCCTGGACATGGAGATCCTGTTCTCCGGCATCCCACTGGACCAGATGTCCGTCTCCATGACGATGAACGGCGCCGTGCTGCCCGTCCTGGCCTTCTACATCCTCGCCGCGGAGGAGCAGGGAGTGGACAAGTCCGTCCTGAGCGGGACCATCCAGAACGACATCCTGAAGGAGTTCATGGTTCGCAACACCTACATCTATCCGCCCAGGGCCTCGATGCGCATCATCGGGGACATCTTCGCCTACACCTCGAAGTACATGCCCAAGTTCAACAGCATCAGCATCTCCGGCTACCACATCCAGGAGGCGGGCGCCACGGCCGACATCGAGCTGGGCTACACGCTGGCGGACGGCCTGGAGTACCTGCGCACCGGCACCCGGGCGGGACTCTCCATCGACGCCTTCGCGCCGCGCCTTTCGTTCTTCTGGGGCATCGGCAAGAACTATTTCATGGAGGTCGCCAAGATGCGCGCGGCCCGGATGCTCTGGGCCAAGATCGTCAAGACCTTCAGTCCCGGGAATCCCAAGTCCATGGCGCTGCGCACTCACAGCCAGACCTCCGGCTGGAGCCTGACGGAGCAGGATCCGTTCAACAACGTGGAGCGCACCTGCATCGAGGCGCTGGCGGCGGCGCTGGGGCACACGCAGTCCCTGCACACCAACGCGCTGGACGAGGCCATCGCCCTGCCGACGGACTTCTCCGCGCGCATCGCGCGCAACACGCAGCTCTACATTCAGGACGAGACGAAGGTCTGCAAGGTCATCGACCCGTGGGGCGGCTCCTGGTACGTGGAGGCCCTGACGGACCGTCTGATCCGCCGCAGCTGGGGCCACATCCAGGAGATCGAGTCCCTGGGCGGCATGGCCGCGGCCATCGACACGGGGCTGCCCAAGATGCGCATCGAGGAGGCGGCCGCGCGCCGTCAGGCCCACATCGACTCCGGCACCGAGGAGATCGTTGGGGTCAACAGCTATCGTCTGGACAAGGAGGACCCGCTGGAGATCCTGGAGGTCGACAACACCGCGGTCCGTCAGGCCCAGATCGCGCGGCTGGAGAAGCTGCGCGCCATCCGGGACCCCGAGAAGGTCCGAGTCTGCCTGGACGCCATCACCAGGGCGACGGAGACGGGGGAGGGGAACCTGCTGGAGCTGGCCGTCGACGCGGCGCGGGCACGGGCGTCCCTGGGGGAGATCTCGGACGCGGTGGAGAAGGTCTGCGGGCGCCACAAGGCCATCATCCGCTCCATCTCCGGCATCTACAGCAGCGAGTTCGCGGACGAGGAGATCATCGCCGAGGTCCGCGCAATGACGGACGAGTTCGCGGAGAAGGAGGGCCGCCGGCCCCGCATCATGATCGCCAAGATGGGGCAGGACGGGCACGACCGGGGGGCGAAGGTCATCTCCACGGCGTTCGCCGACATGGGGTACGACGTGGACATCGGCCCGCTCTTCCAGACGCCCGCCGAGGCGGCGCAGGATGCCGTGGACAACGACGTGCACATCGTGGGCATGAGCTCGCTCGCCGCGGGTCACAAGACGCTGCTGCCCCAGCTGGTGGAGGAGCTGCGCAAGCGGGGACGTGAGGACATCATCGTCGTCATCGGCGGCGTCATCCCGGCGCAGGACTACGAGTTCCTGCGCGAGCACGGGGCGGCCGCCATCTTCGGCCCCGGGACGGTCATCCCCGTCTCGGCCAAGAGGGTGATGGAGGAGCTGAACCGCCGTGTCTTCGGGTAG
- the meaB gene encoding methylmalonyl Co-A mutase-associated GTPase MeaB, with the protein MSSGRPEWVPDGAGGEFATRVMGGVDDAHDGMVYVAPSRPVPRRRQLTLQDYVEGVLAGDRTVLSRAITLVESNAAAHFDLAQQVIAGVLPRTGHAVRVGITGVPGAGKSTFIEALGVDLCREGYRVAVLAVDPSSSVTRGSILGDKTRMENLSREPNAFIRPSPSGGTLGGLTRKSRETLLLCEAAGYDVILVETVGVGQSEVTVRDMVDFFMLLVITGAGDELQGMKKGVMELADAIVVNKADGNNVMKAEATRVEYDRILHYLRPATEGWVTHAHTCSAVSHAGIPELWGVVGRFMETVRASGVFAERRRRQVLSWVQSMVEDHLLRDFYECAAVKGHRAEIEERVVRGELAATQATLELLRWYGRRT; encoded by the coding sequence GTGTCTTCGGGTAGGCCCGAATGGGTTCCGGACGGGGCGGGCGGCGAGTTCGCCACGCGCGTCATGGGAGGGGTCGACGACGCCCATGACGGCATGGTCTACGTGGCCCCGTCGCGTCCCGTACCCCGCCGCCGCCAGCTCACGCTCCAGGACTATGTCGAGGGCGTGCTGGCGGGCGACCGCACGGTGCTCTCCCGCGCCATAACGCTGGTGGAGAGCAACGCCGCGGCGCACTTCGATCTGGCCCAGCAGGTCATCGCCGGGGTCCTGCCCCGGACGGGCCATGCCGTGCGGGTCGGGATCACCGGGGTGCCGGGCGCGGGCAAGAGCACCTTCATCGAGGCGCTCGGGGTGGACCTCTGCCGGGAGGGGTACAGGGTCGCGGTTTTGGCGGTGGACCCCAGCAGCAGCGTCACCAGGGGCAGCATCCTGGGCGACAAGACCCGGATGGAGAACCTGTCGCGCGAGCCGAACGCCTTCATCCGCCCCTCGCCCTCCGGCGGAACCCTGGGCGGGCTGACGCGCAAGAGCCGCGAGACCCTGCTGCTCTGCGAGGCGGCGGGGTACGACGTCATCCTGGTCGAGACGGTCGGGGTGGGGCAGAGCGAGGTCACGGTTCGGGACATGGTGGACTTCTTCATGCTGCTGGTCATCACCGGGGCCGGCGACGAGCTCCAGGGGATGAAGAAGGGCGTGATGGAGCTGGCCGACGCCATCGTGGTGAACAAGGCCGACGGGAACAACGTCATGAAGGCGGAGGCCACACGGGTGGAGTACGACCGCATCCTGCACTACCTCCGGCCCGCGACGGAGGGGTGGGTCACGCACGCCCATACCTGTTCCGCCGTGAGCCACGCGGGGATCCCCGAGCTCTGGGGCGTCGTAGGGCGCTTCATGGAGACCGTGAGGGCGTCCGGCGTGTTCGCCGAGCGTCGCCGCCGTCAGGTCCTCTCCTGGGTCCAGAGCATGGTGGAGGACCATCTGCTGCGCGACTTCTACGAGTGCGCCGCCGTGAAGGGACATCGGGCGGAAATCGAGGAGCGCGTCGTCCGCGGCGAGCTGGCCGCCACCCAGGCGACGCTGGAGCTCCTGAGGTGGTACGGACGGAGGACGTGA
- a CDS encoding MalY/PatB family protein has translation MAYDFDRVIERRGTNCSKWDTDPRTIEGADYPVGSPLPLWIADMDFEVAPEITRALTERARHGVFGYTIVPDSCYDAIIDWEARRHGWRIEREWIQFAPGAVPAAHMAVQAFCQPGDRVIIQQPVYYPFFRTVLNNGAQVANNPLVLHNGRYEIDFEDFERQARDPRTTLFILCSPHNPVGRVWSREDLERLGDICAKNGVRVFADELHCDILMPGYKHHPFGNVDTVCRGNSMTVIAPSKTFNLAGLQATVTITPDPRMRLLYENVLARNSIPRPNLFAITGLEAAYRHGERWLDELLVYIEGNYDFLVSYLEERLPQVRVMPLEGTFLAWMDFNALEPDPYLLQKRMLTEANVWLDEGWVFGPEGNGFERIVLACPRSILKEALDRIVRAFGR, from the coding sequence ATGGCTTACGACTTCGACAGGGTCATCGAAAGGCGCGGGACGAACTGTTCCAAGTGGGACACGGACCCCCGGACGATCGAGGGGGCGGACTATCCCGTCGGTTCCCCGCTTCCGCTGTGGATAGCGGATATGGACTTCGAGGTGGCGCCGGAGATCACAAGGGCGCTGACCGAGAGGGCCCGGCACGGGGTCTTCGGCTACACGATCGTTCCCGACTCCTGCTACGACGCGATCATCGACTGGGAGGCACGTCGCCATGGCTGGAGGATCGAGAGGGAGTGGATTCAGTTCGCCCCCGGCGCGGTCCCAGCGGCGCACATGGCCGTCCAGGCCTTCTGCCAGCCGGGGGACCGGGTCATCATCCAGCAGCCCGTCTATTACCCCTTCTTCCGCACGGTGCTGAACAACGGCGCCCAGGTAGCCAACAACCCCCTGGTCCTGCACAATGGGCGCTACGAGATCGACTTCGAGGACTTCGAGCGCCAGGCGCGGGACCCCCGCACGACCCTCTTCATCCTGTGCAGCCCCCACAACCCCGTAGGGCGGGTCTGGAGCCGGGAGGACCTGGAACGCCTCGGCGACATCTGCGCCAAAAACGGCGTTCGGGTGTTCGCGGACGAGCTGCACTGCGACATCCTGATGCCCGGCTATAAGCATCACCCGTTCGGGAACGTCGATACCGTCTGCCGGGGCAACTCCATGACGGTCATCGCTCCCAGCAAGACCTTCAACCTCGCGGGACTCCAGGCGACGGTCACCATCACGCCCGATCCCCGGATGCGCCTCCTCTACGAGAACGTCCTGGCCCGGAACAGCATCCCCCGACCCAACCTCTTCGCCATAACGGGGCTCGAGGCCGCCTACAGGCATGGGGAGAGGTGGCTGGACGAACTCCTGGTCTACATCGAGGGAAACTACGATTTTCTGGTGAGCTATCTGGAGGAGCGCCTTCCCCAGGTCCGGGTGATGCCGCTCGAGGGCACCTTCCTGGCCTGGATGGACTTCAACGCCCTGGAGCCGGACCCGTACCTTCTACAGAAGCGGATGCTGACCGAGGCGAACGTGTGGCTGGACGAGGGGTGGGTCTTCGGGCCCGAGGGAAACGGGTTCGAGCGCATCGTGCTGGCCTGCCCCCGCAGCATCCTGAAGGAGGCGTTGGACCGCATCGTGAGGGCGTTCGGCAGGTAG